A stretch of Lathyrus oleraceus cultivar Zhongwan6 chromosome 6, CAAS_Psat_ZW6_1.0, whole genome shotgun sequence DNA encodes these proteins:
- the LOC127096373 gene encoding uncharacterized protein LOC127096373, with product MELGRRNTKKYTFKCPDLTELKKLGSMIVSPKDFRAQYERLMGILKTKVEDGVLNTLVQFYDPLYHCFTFPDYQLMPTLEEYSYWFGLPVSDKLPFSGPEKTPTSAAIVEALHLETSVVKDNFTKKGGILGLTSRFMLEKAFIFAEADSRNAFEAIFALLIYGIVLFPNIDEFVDVNAIRNFLIGNPVPTLLGDTYHSIHHRTKKGGGTILCCAPLLYKWFISHLPKSRLFMENPQKLHMVSEVHVH from the coding sequence ATGGAACTTGGAAGGAGGAATACCAAGAAATACACTTTCAAATGTCCTGACTTAACAGAGTTGAAAAAGCTTGGTTCTATGATAGTTAGTCCAAAGGATTTCAGAGCTCAGTATGAAAGACTTATGGGTATcttgaagaccaaggttgaagatggAGTTCTCAACACACtggtacagttttatgatccactCTACCATTGCTTTACATTTCCAGACTACCAGCTTATGCCTACCCTAGAAGAATACTCTTATTGGTTTGGTTTGCCAGTCTCTGACAAATTACCATTCAGTGGTCCAGAGAAGACCCCTACATCAGCAGCTATTGTAGAAGCACTTCACCTAGAAACGTCTGTTGTGAAGGACAACTTCACTAAAAAAGGAGGGATTCTAGGTCTAACCTCTAGATTCATGTTGGAGAAAGCCTTTATCTTTGCAGAAGCAGATAGTAGAAATGCCTTTGAAGCCATTTTTGCTCTACTCATTTATGGAATTGTACTCTTCCCAAACATTGATGAGTTCGTGGATGTTAATGCTATACGAAACTTCTTAATTGGTAACCCAGTACCCACATTACTTGGAGATACCTACCATTCTATCCATCACAGGACTAAGAAAGGTGGTGGAACCATTCTTTGTTGTGCACCTCTtctatataagtggtttatttctcacttgcccAAATCTAGGCTCTTTATGGAGAATCCGCAGAAGCTCCATATGGTCTCAGAGGTTCATGTCCATTGA